The proteins below are encoded in one region of Methanofollis aquaemaris:
- a CDS encoding glutaredoxin family protein, translating into MAGYPQFTVYTLEFCPNCDLLKAYLAEKGYPYEEQDMSSAESLTEMRVNGVFVNEAPVLRLGDDFYTSSDLFEDGHVRGELVDGLASGE; encoded by the coding sequence ATGGCTGGATATCCGCAATTTACTGTTTATACCCTTGAATTCTGTCCGAACTGCGACCTCCTCAAGGCATACCTCGCCGAGAAAGGCTACCCCTATGAGGAGCAGGATATGTCATCCGCCGAGTCACTGACCGAAATGCGGGTGAATGGCGTCTTTGTCAACGAAGCCCCGGTGCTCAGGCTCGGGGACGATTTTTACACCTCCTCAGATCTCTTCGAGGACGGACATGTGCGCGGCGAACTCGTCGACGGTCTTGCCTCGGGTGAGTGA
- a CDS encoding zinc ribbon domain-containing protein yields MEEEYEGPFCQNCGMPMRNPGEHGTEEDGSPSEDYCVHCYRQGSFIDPDITIEEMAELCAKTMAEMDIMPHEKARNLMYSFLPALKRWKS; encoded by the coding sequence ATGGAAGAAGAGTATGAAGGCCCATTCTGTCAGAACTGCGGGATGCCGATGAGAAATCCCGGCGAACACGGAACCGAAGAGGACGGGTCACCCTCTGAAGACTACTGCGTCCACTGCTACCGGCAGGGGTCATTTATCGACCCCGATATCACCATAGAAGAGATGGCCGAGCTCTGTGCGAAAACGATGGCAGAAATGGACATTATGCCCCATGAAAAAGCCAGAAACCTGATGTATTCTTTTCTCCCCGCCCTCAAACGCTGGAAGTCCTGA
- a CDS encoding GltB/FmdC/FwdC-like GXGXG domain-containing protein, protein MVKKIDAAGLHYTPLNRQVREAVAAGEDEIVIEHVLGQRFIADGLVGEVTLVVNGVPGGDIGMFMRGPTVVVHGNADHAPGNTMEAGRLVIHGSAGDAVAHSMRGGMVFVRDDIGYRGGIHMKAYNARHPYLVVGGEARAFLGEYMAGGTILLLRRGSKEPFAERGLASGIHGGEIFVRGEVDDGCLAVGAVKKSFGDEERAGIRPLIEEYCRHFGCDAAPLLADDYTRIGPASARPFAGKYTWE, encoded by the coding sequence ATGGTCAAGAAAATTGATGCGGCGGGTCTTCACTACACCCCCCTGAACCGGCAGGTGCGCGAGGCGGTGGCCGCGGGCGAGGACGAGATCGTCATCGAGCATGTGCTGGGCCAGCGGTTCATCGCCGACGGTCTGGTGGGCGAGGTGACGCTCGTCGTGAACGGCGTGCCGGGCGGCGATATCGGGATGTTTATGCGGGGGCCGACGGTGGTCGTCCACGGCAATGCCGATCATGCGCCGGGGAACACGATGGAGGCCGGGAGGTTGGTCATCCACGGGAGTGCGGGGGACGCGGTCGCCCATTCGATGCGGGGCGGGATGGTCTTTGTCAGGGACGATATCGGCTACCGCGGCGGGATCCACATGAAGGCCTACAATGCCCGCCACCCGTACCTGGTTGTCGGCGGGGAGGCGCGGGCCTTCCTTGGCGAGTATATGGCCGGGGGGACGATCCTCCTCCTGAGACGGGGCTCAAAAGAGCCCTTTGCCGAACGGGGGCTTGCCAGCGGGATCCATGGCGGCGAGATCTTTGTCAGGGGGGAGGTCGACGATGGCTGTCTGGCGGTGGGTGCGGTGAAAAAATCCTTCGGCGACGAGGAACGCGCCGGGATCAGGCCGCTTATCGAGGAGTACTGCCGACACTTCGGATGCGATGCCGCCCCTCTCCTTGCCGACGACTATACGAGGATCGGGCCGGCGAGCGCCCGTCCGTTTGCCGGGAAATATACGTGGGAGTGA
- a CDS encoding glutamate synthase-related protein produces the protein MVLGSVPVKYRVTIDRDRCMECGRCIENCPYGTFRWEGDKITAVSRNCTACHRCIAMCPRDAIGLEERPVDYRSHPVWTVEAREAIFNQARTGRVILAGMGNAQPLPSIFDRLLLDACQVTNPSIDPLREPMELRTYIGKKPKRLEFSRTGAGDVELETKLTPNLMLETPIMIGHMSYGAISLNAQLALARAVHKTGTFMGTGEGGMHPNLYPYQDRLIVQVASGRFGVGIDYLERGAAIEIKIGQGAKPGIGGHLPGEKVCADVSCTRMIPLGSDAISPAPHHDIYSIEDLAQLVRSLKEATEWKKPVFVKIAAVHNAAAIAAGIARSGADAVVVDGFRGGTGAAPKVFRDHVGIPIEAAVSAVDAKLRDQGVRNEISVIASGGIRNSADVTKAIALGADAIYIGTAALVAMGCRVCGNCYRGLCPWGIATQRPDLVARLDPEKEAVHVANLIEAWTLEVSELMGAAGINAIESLRGNRDRLRGYMLDEGMLEVLDVLPAGA, from the coding sequence ATGGTGCTGGGGAGTGTCCCTGTGAAGTACAGGGTCACCATCGACCGCGACCGGTGCATGGAGTGTGGGCGGTGCATTGAGAACTGTCCGTATGGGACGTTCAGATGGGAGGGCGACAAAATCACCGCCGTCTCCAGGAACTGCACGGCATGCCATCGCTGCATCGCCATGTGTCCCCGCGACGCGATTGGTCTGGAGGAGCGGCCGGTGGACTACCGTTCTCATCCGGTCTGGACCGTCGAGGCGCGGGAGGCGATCTTCAACCAGGCCAGGACCGGTCGGGTGATCCTTGCCGGGATGGGCAATGCCCAACCCCTTCCCTCGATCTTCGATCGCCTCCTCCTCGACGCCTGCCAGGTCACCAACCCCTCCATCGACCCGCTCAGGGAGCCGATGGAGTTGCGGACCTACATCGGCAAGAAACCGAAGAGACTGGAGTTCTCGCGGACCGGGGCCGGCGATGTGGAACTGGAGACGAAGCTCACCCCCAACCTCATGCTTGAGACACCGATCATGATCGGACACATGAGTTATGGGGCGATTTCGCTCAACGCCCAGCTCGCCCTGGCAAGGGCCGTGCATAAGACCGGAACCTTCATGGGGACCGGCGAGGGTGGGATGCACCCCAACCTCTACCCGTACCAGGACCGCCTCATCGTGCAGGTGGCCTCAGGGCGGTTCGGGGTCGGGATCGACTATCTCGAACGCGGGGCGGCGATCGAGATAAAGATCGGGCAGGGCGCCAAGCCGGGGATCGGCGGCCACCTGCCTGGTGAGAAGGTCTGCGCCGATGTCTCCTGCACCAGGATGATCCCGCTCGGGAGCGATGCGATCAGCCCGGCGCCCCACCACGACATCTACTCCATCGAGGACCTGGCGCAGCTGGTGCGTTCTCTCAAGGAGGCGACTGAGTGGAAAAAGCCGGTCTTCGTCAAGATCGCTGCGGTCCATAACGCCGCGGCGATCGCAGCCGGGATCGCCAGGTCGGGTGCCGACGCCGTGGTGGTCGACGGCTTCCGCGGCGGGACCGGGGCGGCGCCGAAGGTCTTCCGCGACCATGTGGGCATTCCGATCGAGGCGGCGGTCTCGGCGGTGGACGCCAAACTCCGCGACCAGGGGGTGCGTAACGAGATCTCGGTCATTGCAAGCGGCGGGATCAGGAACTCCGCCGACGTGACCAAGGCGATCGCCCTAGGCGCCGATGCCATCTATATCGGGACCGCGGCTCTGGTGGCGATGGGCTGCCGGGTCTGCGGCAACTGTTACCGCGGGCTCTGCCCGTGGGGGATCGCCACCCAGCGCCCCGACCTGGTTGCCCGTCTTGACCCGGAGAAGGAGGCGGTGCATGTCGCCAACCTCATCGAGGCCTGGACCCTGGAGGTCTCCGAACTGATGGGCGCAGCGGGGATCAACGCGATCGAGAGTCTGCGGGGCAACCGCGATCGGTTGCGCGGGTATATGCTCGACGAGGGGATGTTAGAGGTGCTGGATGTTCTGCCGGCGGGGGCGTGA
- a CDS encoding class II glutamine amidotransferase, with the protein MCGIISVVDRSGAAMDGARIRDALAMMNERGSGEGAGYAVYGAYPEYAECYALHVFFDNIIETKAALDTLLETWGAIVHEEEIPTYEQPHLKKVHTPWRYFFRPDPSLMTGTPSPEEDIVTYLVMKVNTAIPGTLIYSSGKNIGVFKAAGWPEEVADFYRIQDYKGYIWLAHNRYPTNTRGWWGGAHPFNLLDWSVVHNGEITSYGTNRRYIESFGYKCTMFTDTEVVAYLVDLLARRHGLDEGLAVRALAPPFWDEIDGMPEREKNLYRAIRLTYGSAMMNGPFAIVVANRDGIVGFTDRIKLRPLVAAEEGDRLYISSEEAAIRRMAPELDRVWMPRAGEPVIGRVR; encoded by the coding sequence ATGTGTGGAATCATCAGTGTCGTCGACCGTTCGGGGGCGGCGATGGACGGCGCCAGGATCAGAGATGCTCTCGCGATGATGAATGAACGGGGCAGCGGCGAAGGTGCCGGGTATGCGGTGTACGGTGCTTACCCCGAGTATGCCGAGTGCTACGCCCTCCATGTATTCTTTGACAATATCATCGAGACCAAGGCCGCGCTGGACACCCTCCTTGAGACCTGGGGAGCGATCGTCCATGAAGAAGAGATCCCGACCTATGAGCAACCGCACCTGAAGAAGGTCCACACCCCGTGGCGCTACTTCTTCAGGCCCGATCCCTCGCTGATGACCGGGACGCCCTCGCCTGAGGAGGACATCGTCACCTATCTGGTGATGAAGGTGAACACCGCGATACCGGGGACGTTGATCTATTCTTCCGGTAAGAATATCGGGGTCTTCAAGGCGGCAGGATGGCCCGAGGAGGTCGCCGATTTCTACCGTATCCAGGATTATAAGGGTTACATCTGGCTCGCCCACAACCGCTACCCGACCAACACCCGGGGCTGGTGGGGCGGGGCCCACCCCTTCAATCTCCTGGACTGGAGTGTGGTGCATAACGGCGAGATCACCAGTTACGGCACCAACCGCCGGTATATCGAGAGTTTCGGTTACAAGTGCACGATGTTCACCGACACCGAGGTGGTGGCCTATCTCGTCGACCTGCTGGCGCGTCGGCACGGCCTCGACGAGGGCCTCGCCGTCCGTGCACTTGCCCCGCCGTTCTGGGACGAGATCGACGGGATGCCCGAGCGCGAGAAGAATCTATACCGGGCCATCCGTCTCACCTACGGTTCAGCGATGATGAACGGGCCGTTTGCGATCGTGGTCGCCAACCGGGACGGGATCGTCGGGTTCACCGACCGGATCAAACTCAGGCCCCTGGTCGCCGCCGAGGAGGGGGACCGCCTCTATATCTCCAGTGAAGAGGCGGCGATCCGGAGGATGGCCCCTGAACTGGACCGCGTCTGGATGCCGCGTGCAGGCGAACCGGTGATCGGGAGGGTGCGCTGA
- the cca gene encoding CCA tRNA nucleotidyltransferase: protein MRSNVEEVVLGRIKPRPPEQQEVLGVAEEIIGAVNLSGRAEAMLVGSVARGTWVRGDRDLDIFMLYDPELPREALEEYGLGLARDVAKRFGTDWREKYAEHPYINATIHGMDVDLVPCYRVASGAEIRSAVDRTPFHTRYIRERIAPLVEDVLLLKQFTKAGGVYGSDQMTEGFAGYLCELLVLHYGGFTPLIEAAARWKPGLFIDLEEHAARSFDDPMVVIDPVDPRRNVAASVSISKMFAFVELCRGYLEVPSEDFFFPPEVVPFTLEEFEVEAARRGTHLFAVSFETPPFIPDVVVPQLRRSLEGMRALLERSGFLVNRAEEVMGEERCLLLFELFCREMPAVVRHIGPPVWSRSNAEKFAGKWRECERFAGPYIEDGRYIVEVERKYTHAADLLASPEVLGVGLGKHVKKAMEKEWVVLEGSECWSPEFADFLTRFLQKETPLTRVLREREE from the coding sequence GTGAGAAGTAATGTCGAAGAGGTGGTGCTCGGACGGATCAAGCCGCGCCCGCCCGAACAGCAGGAAGTCCTCGGGGTGGCCGAGGAGATCATCGGGGCGGTGAACCTCTCCGGCCGGGCCGAGGCGATGCTCGTCGGTTCGGTGGCACGCGGCACCTGGGTACGGGGCGACCGCGATCTGGACATCTTCATGCTCTACGACCCGGAGCTCCCACGCGAGGCGCTGGAAGAGTACGGGCTTGGTCTTGCGAGGGACGTTGCAAAGCGGTTCGGAACCGACTGGCGGGAGAAGTACGCCGAGCACCCGTACATCAATGCCACCATTCATGGAATGGACGTCGACCTGGTCCCCTGCTACCGGGTGGCGAGCGGGGCGGAGATCAGGAGCGCGGTCGACCGGACGCCGTTCCACACCCGCTATATCAGGGAACGGATCGCACCGCTCGTCGAGGACGTCCTCCTTCTGAAACAGTTTACAAAGGCTGGTGGGGTGTACGGTTCCGACCAGATGACCGAAGGGTTTGCCGGGTATCTCTGCGAACTGCTGGTCCTCCACTATGGGGGGTTCACGCCGCTAATCGAGGCCGCAGCCCGCTGGAAGCCCGGACTCTTCATCGATCTCGAAGAGCACGCGGCCAGGTCTTTCGACGACCCGATGGTAGTCATCGACCCGGTGGACCCAAGGCGGAATGTGGCGGCCTCGGTCTCCATCTCCAAGATGTTCGCCTTCGTCGAACTCTGCCGGGGCTACCTGGAGGTACCCTCGGAGGACTTTTTCTTCCCGCCGGAGGTGGTACCCTTCACCCTGGAGGAGTTCGAGGTCGAGGCCGCCCGCCGCGGGACGCATCTCTTTGCGGTCTCCTTCGAGACCCCTCCCTTCATCCCCGACGTCGTCGTCCCGCAACTCCGCCGGAGTCTGGAGGGGATGCGGGCACTTCTTGAGCGCTCAGGATTTTTGGTGAATCGTGCCGAAGAAGTGATGGGGGAGGAACGGTGTCTGCTCCTCTTCGAACTCTTCTGCCGGGAGATGCCGGCGGTCGTCAGGCACATCGGCCCGCCGGTCTGGAGTCGATCGAATGCCGAGAAGTTTGCGGGCAAATGGCGCGAGTGCGAGCGTTTCGCTGGTCCGTACATCGAGGACGGACGGTACATCGTCGAGGTGGAACGGAAGTACACGCATGCCGCCGACCTCCTGGCCTCGCCTGAGGTGCTCGGCGTGGGCCTGGGCAAGCATGTGAAGAAAGCAATGGAGAAGGAATGGGTGGTGCTTGAGGGTTCGGAGTGCTGGAGCCCCGAGTTCGCCGATTTCCTCACCCGGTTCCTGCAGAAGGAAACGCCCCTGACAAGAGTGTTGCGGGAGCGGGAAGAATAG
- a CDS encoding ammonium transporter, whose product MHTGHRLLPILVLVLLGLFAAPVAAADPGGVTTLEENPGAALDFIWILICGFMVMFMQAGFSLVETGFTRAKNAANIMMKNLMDFSVGALSYWAVGFAVMYGTAGTLSWLFGWSGFFLIGDAYDVSTIASWFFQMVFAATAATIVSGAVAERCKFSTYVIASIMITALIYPIYGHWLWGGGWLADLGALDFAGSGVVHALGGWLALAAAMLLGPRIGKYGPDGTLKAIPGHSVTLGVLGIFVLWFGWYGFNCGSTLAADQLRISVIAANTTLAAAAALVTAMIITWAWQKKPDVSISGNAAIGGLVAITAGCAWVSPQASVLIGAVGGAVVVFGVWFLDHVLRVDDPVGVVPVHGFNGAWGLLALGIFADGTYGGVTGLLYGNMGFFVVQAVSVAVNFAWAFGTGLALFGLLRVVVGIRVSGTEELEGLDRGEHGTTAYPYFVVTDPAKEVDG is encoded by the coding sequence ATGCATACAGGACACAGGCTCTTGCCAATTCTGGTCCTCGTCCTTCTGGGCCTCTTTGCCGCGCCCGTAGCGGCTGCAGACCCCGGAGGGGTAACGACCCTTGAAGAAAACCCTGGTGCGGCATTGGACTTCATCTGGATCCTGATCTGCGGTTTCATGGTAATGTTCATGCAGGCGGGATTCTCCCTGGTCGAAACCGGGTTTACCAGAGCGAAAAACGCGGCAAACATCATGATGAAGAATCTGATGGATTTCTCGGTCGGGGCGCTCTCATACTGGGCGGTCGGGTTTGCGGTGATGTACGGAACCGCCGGCACGCTTTCCTGGCTCTTTGGCTGGTCGGGATTTTTCCTGATCGGAGACGCCTACGATGTCTCGACCATCGCCTCGTGGTTCTTCCAGATGGTCTTTGCGGCCACCGCAGCGACGATCGTCTCAGGTGCGGTTGCGGAGCGGTGCAAGTTCTCGACCTACGTGATCGCAAGCATCATGATTACGGCACTCATCTATCCGATCTATGGCCACTGGCTCTGGGGCGGCGGTTGGCTTGCCGACCTCGGCGCCCTTGACTTTGCCGGTTCGGGGGTGGTCCACGCTCTCGGTGGGTGGCTTGCCCTGGCCGCGGCCATGCTGCTCGGTCCAAGGATCGGGAAGTACGGGCCTGACGGTACGCTGAAGGCCATACCCGGCCACTCGGTGACCCTCGGGGTGCTCGGGATCTTTGTGCTCTGGTTCGGGTGGTACGGGTTCAACTGCGGTTCGACCCTTGCGGCAGACCAACTGCGGATCTCAGTCATCGCGGCAAACACCACGCTGGCGGCCGCGGCGGCCCTGGTGACGGCGATGATCATCACCTGGGCCTGGCAGAAAAAGCCCGACGTCTCCATCTCCGGGAACGCCGCGATCGGTGGGCTCGTCGCGATCACGGCGGGCTGTGCCTGGGTGAGCCCGCAGGCCTCGGTCCTGATCGGTGCGGTCGGCGGTGCGGTTGTGGTCTTCGGAGTCTGGTTCCTCGACCATGTGCTCCGTGTCGACGATCCCGTCGGGGTGGTTCCTGTCCATGGCTTCAACGGGGCCTGGGGGCTGCTTGCCCTGGGTATCTTCGCGGACGGCACCTATGGTGGCGTGACCGGCCTTCTGTACGGCAACATGGGGTTCTTCGTCGTGCAGGCGGTATCGGTTGCGGTCAACTTTGCCTGGGCCTTCGGGACGGGCCTCGCGCTCTTCGGCCTTCTCAGAGTGGTCGTGGGGATTCGCGTGTCCGGGACCGAGGAACTCGAGGGGCTCGACCGTGGGGAGCACGGGACTACAGCCTACCCGTACTTCGTAGTCACCGACCCTGCCAAGGAGGTGGATGGATGA
- the nrdD gene encoding anaerobic ribonucleoside-triphosphate reductase yields the protein MDRQSKQATLDGVFVPPLPKVRSTEGHIFEWDRAKIVAQIEKETRLVEHFYGYAPATKEQAEEIGRIVEERIRNLDLHFLSGALIREIVNMVFLEKGMVEYRNVCTRVGTPVYDAHLIDVGRGFEAHDNANLQENAETSHKKKADKISKEQYLLQLPPELADRHLAGDLHIHDLEYFGSRPFCQDWDLRYFFYYGLMPDGNGTKASVAGPARRAEVAVLHAVKALGSAQTNFAGGQGYYNFLTFMAPYFEGMEYGEMKQLMQMFVYEMTQMMVARGGQLVFSSVQLSPGVPSLWWDKPCVYKGKVWDGRQAPLRTYGEFEREVRLLFKAMMEVMLEGDYWGKPFSFPKPEISIEPDFMVEDEVFNRTHPDLPTYQDLYLLTFELASKFGTPYYDNQLPPYRGAGKGISCYQCCAYQFSSTYEKDDHFEEKLSFKDGSHFSMGSWEVVSVNCPRAAFKAEGEDERLFAELRALMDVAVEVFKVKRRWMETIRTNGRMPFAMQRPKDPQTGERGAVAVDLESLVYTIGVVGVNEMVQHHTGHQIHESKGAFKMAVRAMTEMELYARTLSEKNGMTIALARTPAETTGQRFAVADMLDDQFREAALGVMQGDTETAVADCGTTRDLPVYYTNGTHVSPGADVPLTRRMEVEHVFFPIVDGGNIFHIWLGEARPDPRGLYDMAMNLCRKTQIGYFAFTRDLTVSLKRFKEYHGDPQVRGKLEA from the coding sequence GTGGACCGGCAGAGCAAACAGGCGACGCTTGACGGTGTCTTCGTCCCGCCCCTCCCGAAGGTCCGCTCCACCGAGGGGCATATCTTCGAGTGGGACCGCGCCAAGATCGTCGCTCAGATCGAGAAAGAAACCCGGCTTGTCGAGCACTTTTACGGGTATGCGCCGGCGACGAAGGAGCAGGCCGAGGAGATTGGACGGATCGTCGAAGAACGGATCCGGAACCTGGACCTGCATTTCCTCTCCGGGGCGCTGATCCGCGAGATCGTCAACATGGTCTTCCTGGAGAAGGGGATGGTGGAGTACAGGAATGTCTGCACCAGGGTCGGCACCCCGGTCTACGACGCCCACCTCATCGACGTCGGCCGCGGCTTCGAAGCCCACGACAACGCCAACCTCCAGGAGAACGCCGAGACCTCGCATAAGAAAAAGGCCGACAAGATCTCCAAGGAGCAGTACCTCCTCCAACTCCCGCCCGAACTTGCCGACCGCCACCTGGCCGGCGACCTTCATATCCATGACCTGGAATACTTTGGCTCTCGCCCCTTCTGCCAGGACTGGGATCTCCGCTACTTCTTCTACTACGGGCTGATGCCCGACGGCAACGGGACCAAGGCCTCGGTTGCCGGTCCAGCCAGGCGCGCCGAGGTCGCGGTTCTCCATGCGGTCAAGGCACTCGGAAGCGCTCAGACCAACTTTGCGGGTGGGCAGGGCTACTACAACTTCCTCACCTTCATGGCCCCGTACTTCGAGGGGATGGAGTACGGCGAGATGAAGCAGTTGATGCAGATGTTCGTCTACGAGATGACCCAGATGATGGTCGCCCGCGGCGGACAACTCGTCTTCTCGTCGGTCCAGCTCTCGCCGGGTGTCCCAAGCCTCTGGTGGGACAAACCCTGCGTCTACAAGGGCAAGGTCTGGGACGGCCGACAGGCGCCTCTCCGGACCTACGGCGAGTTCGAGCGCGAGGTCCGCCTCCTCTTCAAGGCGATGATGGAGGTGATGCTCGAGGGCGACTACTGGGGCAAGCCCTTCTCTTTCCCGAAGCCCGAGATCTCCATCGAGCCCGACTTCATGGTCGAAGACGAGGTGTTCAACCGTACTCATCCCGACCTCCCGACCTACCAGGATCTCTATCTTCTCACCTTCGAACTTGCCTCCAAGTTCGGGACACCCTACTACGACAACCAGCTCCCGCCGTACCGCGGGGCCGGGAAGGGGATCTCGTGCTACCAGTGTTGCGCTTACCAGTTCTCCTCCACCTACGAGAAGGACGATCACTTCGAGGAGAAACTCTCCTTCAAGGACGGGTCGCACTTCTCGATGGGCTCCTGGGAGGTCGTCTCGGTCAACTGTCCGCGGGCCGCCTTCAAGGCCGAAGGCGAGGACGAACGTCTCTTCGCCGAACTCCGCGCTCTGATGGACGTGGCCGTCGAGGTCTTCAAGGTCAAACGGCGGTGGATGGAGACGATCCGGACGAACGGCCGGATGCCCTTTGCGATGCAGCGGCCGAAAGACCCGCAGACCGGTGAGCGCGGGGCGGTGGCCGTCGACCTCGAGAGTCTGGTCTACACCATCGGGGTCGTGGGGGTGAACGAGATGGTTCAGCACCATACCGGCCACCAGATCCACGAGTCGAAGGGGGCCTTCAAGATGGCGGTGCGGGCGATGACCGAGATGGAACTCTATGCCCGGACGCTCTCCGAGAAGAACGGGATGACCATCGCCCTGGCACGGACGCCGGCCGAGACGACCGGACAACGCTTTGCGGTCGCGGACATGCTCGACGACCAGTTCAGGGAGGCGGCGCTCGGCGTGATGCAGGGCGACACCGAGACGGCGGTCGCCGACTGCGGGACGACACGGGACCTCCCGGTCTACTACACCAACGGCACCCATGTCTCGCCAGGGGCCGACGTCCCCCTCACCAGGCGGATGGAGGTGGAGCACGTCTTCTTCCCGATCGTCGACGGCGGCAACATCTTCCATATCTGGCTCGGCGAGGCGCGGCCGGACCCGCGGGGGCTGTACGATATGGCGATGAACCTCTGCCGGAAGACGCAGATCGGCTACTTCGCCTTCACCCGCGACCTGACCGTCTCCCTGAAACGGTTCAAGGAATATCACGGCGATCCGCAGGTCAGGGGAAAACTGGAGGCGTGA
- the thpR gene encoding RNA 2',3'-cyclic phosphodiesterase, with protein MVAYHAGMVRAFVAIELSEEIKEGLRDAQVHLGDCNARLKMVDPTLAHITLKFLGEVEPERIEQVEEALRGVRGAPFTLTVGGVEGSNRRRPRVVWCTVADGGETARLAAAVEKALEPLGFEREKRQFTPHITLARVREFDPSLLEVIEDLATAKPGACEVRAIILKKSTLTRTGPIYETLMEVSLGEK; from the coding sequence ATGGTGGCATATCATGCTGGTATGGTCCGGGCCTTTGTCGCAATAGAACTCTCTGAAGAGATAAAAGAGGGGCTGCGGGACGCACAGGTGCACCTCGGTGACTGTAACGCGCGGCTGAAGATGGTGGACCCAACGCTGGCGCATATCACCCTCAAATTCCTCGGCGAGGTGGAGCCTGAGCGGATCGAGCAGGTGGAAGAGGCACTGCGCGGGGTGCGGGGCGCGCCCTTCACCCTCACGGTCGGAGGGGTCGAGGGGAGCAACCGGCGCCGGCCGCGGGTCGTCTGGTGCACGGTGGCGGACGGCGGCGAGACGGCACGTCTGGCGGCGGCGGTGGAGAAGGCCCTTGAACCGCTCGGGTTCGAACGGGAAAAACGGCAGTTCACCCCGCATATCACCCTGGCGCGGGTGCGTGAGTTCGACCCGTCGCTCCTTGAGGTGATCGAGGATCTCGCCACGGCCAAACCAGGAGCATGCGAGGTGAGGGCGATCATCCTCAAGAAGAGTACCCTGACCAGGACCGGTCCGATCTACGAGACCTTGATGGAGGTGTCTCTGGGTGAGAAGTAA
- a CDS encoding P-II family nitrogen regulator gives MKKIEAVIRPMKFEAVRESLEAIGIASMTVSEVKGRGQQKGVMQQWRGAEYVVDLFPKTKVEVVVPDGRVEEVVDAIAKAARTGQIGDGKIFVLPVERAIRVRTGEEGEEAI, from the coding sequence ATGAAAAAGATCGAAGCGGTGATCAGACCGATGAAGTTCGAGGCAGTAAGGGAGTCCCTTGAGGCGATCGGGATCGCCTCGATGACGGTCTCCGAAGTAAAGGGTCGGGGTCAGCAGAAAGGCGTCATGCAACAGTGGCGTGGTGCCGAGTATGTCGTCGATCTCTTCCCGAAGACCAAGGTCGAAGTGGTCGTCCCTGACGGCCGGGTCGAGGAGGTTGTCGATGCTATTGCGAAGGCGGCCAGGACCGGTCAGATCGGCGACGGCAAGATCTTCGTCCTTCCTGTGGAACGGGCCATCCGGGTCCGGACCGGCGAGGAGGGAGAGGAGGCAATCTAA
- a CDS encoding Coenzyme F420 hydrogenase/dehydrogenase, beta subunit C-terminal domain, producing MAEKNYKDLEREVWEKGLCTRCGACTAVCPADAFTFPPGSPAHPEPPRYCKMEADDVSCGSCYLACPRVEDLSLPEDPVGDYLLAVTAKATFPIPGRQSGGAVTALLVNALERGLVDAVVTVAQDPWTRKPQSVVITEKEALVAQAGSRYNWWVPLLAALKEAVVVRKYRRVAVVALPCAAAALARIRSSGLDLHAPYARAVRLVVGLFCTETFDYERLMEGKVRGELGIEPWEIERMDVRGSLKVTAGEQIFEIPLDELETCIPEGCRHCTDFAAWGADISAGAVGSPEGYTTLLIRTSAGRGFFEEAMNAGLLEVGEPVDLARVEALAEKKMARR from the coding sequence ATGGCTGAGAAGAATTACAAGGATCTTGAACGCGAAGTCTGGGAGAAAGGGCTCTGCACGCGGTGCGGGGCCTGCACGGCGGTCTGCCCGGCCGATGCCTTCACCTTCCCGCCGGGTTCGCCCGCCCACCCTGAGCCGCCGAGGTACTGCAAGATGGAGGCGGACGATGTATCGTGCGGCTCCTGTTATCTGGCGTGTCCGCGGGTCGAGGATCTGAGTCTGCCAGAGGATCCGGTCGGCGACTATCTCTTGGCGGTGACGGCGAAGGCGACCTTCCCGATTCCGGGACGGCAGAGTGGTGGGGCGGTGACGGCGCTCCTGGTCAACGCCCTTGAGAGAGGCCTGGTCGACGCGGTTGTTACGGTCGCCCAGGATCCCTGGACCAGAAAGCCGCAGTCGGTGGTGATCACCGAGAAGGAGGCGCTCGTCGCTCAGGCGGGGAGCAGGTACAACTGGTGGGTGCCGCTCCTTGCCGCCCTGAAGGAGGCGGTGGTCGTCCGCAAGTATCGGCGGGTCGCCGTTGTCGCCCTGCCGTGTGCGGCCGCGGCTCTCGCACGGATACGTTCGAGCGGCCTCGATCTCCATGCCCCCTATGCCAGGGCGGTCCGCCTGGTGGTCGGGCTCTTCTGCACCGAGACGTTTGACTACGAGCGGTTGATGGAGGGGAAGGTCAGGGGCGAACTCGGGATCGAGCCCTGGGAGATCGAAAGGATGGATGTCAGGGGGAGTCTCAAGGTGACGGCCGGCGAGCAGATCTTCGAGATCCCGCTCGACGAACTGGAGACATGCATCCCCGAGGGGTGCCGGCACTGCACCGATTTTGCGGCGTGGGGGGCCGACATCTCGGCGGGTGCGGTGGGGAGTCCGGAGGGCTACACCACCCTGCTCATCAGGACTTCGGCGGGTAGGGGCTTCTTCGAGGAGGCGATGAACGCCGGTCTCCTTGAGGTGGGGGAACCGGTCGACCTTGCACGGGTGGAGGCCCTGGCGGAGAAGAAGATGGCTCGGAGGTGA